The following are encoded in a window of Anoplopoma fimbria isolate UVic2021 breed Golden Eagle Sablefish chromosome 3, Afim_UVic_2022, whole genome shotgun sequence genomic DNA:
- the myripa gene encoding rab effector MyRIP → MADAPAVLIELKQELDEEGSRCLLLSRRSCFNQRCCIRCCSPFTFLLNPKRQCHDCHYNVCRACRVYNKRDKAWLCSACQKSRLLKTQLLEWFYTNVKTRFKRFGSAKVLKTLYRKHLAEHSTLSEITESSAYEDSICNEGSICGSDSTFYRQTQEHSIAETITVALRVAEEAIDEAISKAEFDTASQEKQNEANYLREHRGELIEELSKTIVQKIISRRKTLTEMRAEHDQDWPLERNADLHHHHSQSDCDQASSSLKHRPDLWRSHSAFSLLDSELPGLIQDTSQALKKDAGGSAMSTWKSVDRLDNTGVSSVLKSPDGNWIALQSTQLSRPSLLTRRKSLVFSALERESGVVSAYEGMDSDNETKPEHGVPVSTPSPLTGSGDDLFSDPEGNWMPKKPLLARFKRKVPTEIGRPSSSSRTSVIDVNFNVEGAKEEEEEERKGAAKQDTGKVRRSRKKRRSKKELSSSVLDYRERDNHSQHSSDAATPGTLTSGATTPELFHLESDITGNVENQVEEELTLKLQQLAGRVSDSSTGERGGKDDVEVRDADKDGQREETRQRSKDRGDDDERPWRTEIDLDEGRTEDDEEDEEMKFRLYRLIAQSRLTYLSNDDDLDKDGHSEGEWEGGKEGDIEGEKRFGLTSKLCKLEKEARANQFSSTEDELDRVGVMDEEKTTGEEEEEEEEEELVMKVCRLANQANATQFSSTEDELDRAGRGEEGEEAINEKFWKLQADKDVQAVQLRDLASLISASQFSSTEDELDRVGENEVEVEEEIKEGIGREEAVGKNWERRESFGALNVNMFDLRDEMGEMKTENCDKEVRNVQQDKTEVEEKKEVELLDEKQAEKGQEMELETLVQAKRTAELISLDETKVQQENQPETKWPDKEEGGEGQEEVRIRGGEESQDTEVYSDEEDEEFDRIISSMLTMTLEDMQMETLKDEAAENGSISKEPEEVETGEDVEIEGEGGFEDNAVDAQNTNASEETGSAKEFQSRGNNVMPESSVKDTPRENVCKEIGEDIYRKKGSEDATGANEKRDTQEKIHLEIKETLKAKQKYKRLEMDDDKQEDRKVTEWKTMDTHGGSAEEDCESKEKDESLEETKEEKTDDSLPEGLLSPEEIQNRYSAVSLRSITTEVLKVLNATEELLLLQGVEGGDGPRLANTLLPPNTDPKKLDQQFSRLEENVYVAAGGVYGLEAELSDLEECARGICSATSDTELSFLEEQVASAAAKVQQSELQVSDISARIAALKSAGLNVDTQQSRFTKTKTIPNMHVTVESSRQLRRRLPAPPVKEDKEET, encoded by the exons AGAGCAGCGCCTATGAGGACAGTATCTGCAATGAGGGAAGCATCTGTGGGAGCGACTCAACCTTCTACAGACAAACTCAAG AGCACAGCATAGCAGAGACGATCACTGTGGCCTTGCGGGTGGCAGAGGAGGCCATAGACGAGGCCATTTCTAAGGCGGAGTTTGACACTGCCAGTCAG GAGAAACAGAATGAGGCTAATTATCTGCGAGAGCACAGAGGAGAGCTCATCGAGGAACTGTCAAAAACTATTGTGCAAAAA ATTATTAGTAGGAGGAAAACTTTGACTGAGATGAGGGCAGAACATGACCAGGATTGGCCTCTTGAACGCAACGCTgaccttcatcaccatcattctCAGTCTGATTGTGATCAAGCATCCAGCTCCCTCAAACACCGACCAGATCTCTGG AGGTCCCACTCTGCCTTCTCACTGTTGGACAGTGAACTTCCAGGTCTGATACAGGACACTTCACAGGCGCTAAAGAAGGACGCAGGTGGGTCGGCTATGTCGACCTGGAAGAGTGTGGACCGGCTGGACAACACTG GTGTGTCCTCGGTGCTGAAGAGCCCAGACGGGAACTGGATCGCCCTGCAGAGCACCCAGCTGTCTCGTCCGAGCCTGCTGACCAGGAGGAAGAGCTTGGTCTTCAGTGCCTTAGAGAGAGAGTCAGGAGTCGTGTCCGCCTATGAAGGCATGGACTCTGACAACGAAACCAAACCCGAGCACGGCGTCCCCGTCAGCACACCGTCCCCGCTGACGGGCAGCGGAGACGATCTGTTTTCAGACCCTGAGGGGAACTGGATGCCTAAGAAACCTCTGCTGGCTCGTTTTAAGAGGAAGGTGCCCACAGAGATCGGGCgcccttcatcctcctccaggACCAGCGTCATCGATGTAAACTTTAACGTTGAAGGAgccaaagaggaagaggaagaggagagaaagggggctGCAAAGCAAGATACGGGGAAAGTCCGGAGGTCccggaagaagaggaggagcaaaAAAGAGCTGTCTTCTTCTGTGCTg GActacagggagagagacaaccATTCCCAACATTCGTCTGATGCTGCGACCCCCGGCACTTTGACCTCCGGAGCTACGACCCCTGAACTTTTCCACCTTGAAAGTGACATCACAGGGAATGTAGAGAatcaggtggaggaggagctaaCGTTAAAACTACAACAGCTAGCAGGCAGAGTTTCTGACTCCTCAAccggagaaagaggaggaaaagatgaTGTTGAAGTGAGAGATGCTGATAAAGatggacagagggaggaaacGAGACAACGAAGCAAGGACAGAGGTGACGACGATGAGAGGCCTTGGAGGACAGAGATTGACTTGGATGAAGGAAGAACAGAGGATGacgaagaagatgaagagatgaAATTCAGACTATACAGGCTCATCGCTCAGTCCAGACTCACCTACCTGTCCAATGATGATGACTTAGACAAAGATGGCCATAGTGAAGGAGAATGGGAAGGAGGCAAGGAGGGAGATATTGAGGGGGAAAAGCGATTTGGACTTACTTCTAAACTCTGTAAGCTGGAAAAAGAAGCCAGAGCAAACCAGTTCTCCTCCACAGAGGATGAGTTGGACAGAGTTGGCGTCATGGATGAAGAGAAGacgacaggagaggaggaggaggaggaggaggaagaggagctggtGATGAAAGTGTGCAGATTAGCTAATCAAGCCAACGCCACCCAGTTTTCATCCACGGAGGATGAGTTAGACCGAGCAGGCAGAGgtgaagagggggaggaagcgATAAATGAGAAGTTCTGGAAACTACAGGCAGATAAAGACGTCCAGGCCGTTCAGCTGCGCGACTTGGCCAGTCTAATTAGTGCTTCTCAGTTTTCTTCCACTGAGGATGAGCTGGATAGAGTTGGAGAGAatgaggtggaggtggaggaggaaataaaagaaggaATTGGGAGGGAGGAAGCAGTGGGAAAGAATTGGGAGAGGAGAGAATCATTTGGAGCCttgaatgtaaacatgtttgatttaagGGATGAAATGGGAGAAATGAAGACGGAAAACTGTGATAAAGAAGTTAGAAATGTCCAACAAGATAAAACTGAGgtagaggaaaagaaagaagtagAACTTTTGGATGAAAAACAGGCAGAGAAAGGACAAGAGATGGAGTTAGAAACGCTGGTCCAAGCAAAGAGGACCGCAGAGTTAATATCCTTAGACGAGACAAAAGTCCAACAAGAAAATCAGCCCGAGACAAAGTGGCcagacaaagaggaaggaggagagggacaagAAGAGGTAAGGATCAGAGGAGGCGAAGAGAGTCAGGATACAGAAGTTTACAgcgatgaggaagatgaagaattTGACAGGATAATCAGCAGCATGTTAACGATGACTTTGGAGGACATGCAGATGGAGACATTAAAGGATGAGGCTGCAGAAAATGGGAGCATAAGTAAAGAACCAGAGGAAGTAGAGACAGGTGAGGATGTAGAAATTGAGGGAGAAGGTGGATTTGAGGACAACGCTGTCGATGctcaaaacacaaatgcatcagaggagacaggaagtgcaAAAGAATTCCAAAGTCGAGGCAATAACGTAATGCCAGAGTCGTCTGTGAAAGACACACCAAGAGAAAATGTATGTAAGGAAATTGGAGAAgatatttacagaaaaaaggGGAGTGAAGATGCTACAGgtgcaaatgaaaaaagagatacacaagaaaaaatacatttagaaatcaAAGAGACACTGAAAGCGAAACAGAAGTATAAAAGACTAGAAATGGATGATGACAAACAAGAAGACAGAAAAGTCACTGAGTGGAAAACCATGGACACACATGGAGGTTCTGCAGAGGAAGACTgtgaaagtaaagaaaaggATGAAAGTCTTGAAGAaaccaaagaagaaaaaacagacgaTTCTCTTCCTGAGGGTTTACTATCACCTGAGGAGATTCAAAAT aGGTACTCGGCGGTGTCTCTGCGCAGCATCACCACTGAGGTCCTTAAGGTGCTGAACGCCActgaagagctgctgctgctgcagggggTTGAGGGAGGAGACGGCCCCCGACTCGCCAACACTTTGCTTCCCCCCAACACAGATCCTAAGAAACTGGATCAACAGTTCTCTAGACTGGAGGAGAAC GTGTATGTGGCAGCTGGGGGGGTGTACGGTCTGGAGGCAGAGCTGAGTGACCTGGAGGAGTGCGCTAGGGGCATCTGCAGCGCCACGTCGGACACGGAGCTGTCCTTCCTGGAAGAGCAGGTAGCTTCAGCAGCTGCTAAGGTTCAACAGTCTGAGTTGCAG GTTAGTGACATCTCGGCCAGAATTGCTGCTTTGAAGAGTGCAGGCCTCAATGTGGACACACAACAATCACGCTTCACTAAGACCAAGACTATTCCAAATATG CATGTCACTGTGGAGTCATCAAGGCAGCTGAGGAGGCGATTACCTGCACCACCAGTGAAAG AAGACAAGGAGGAAACCTAA